AATGACTTTCACAGCGGCAATCACTACAGCCGAAGCAATTGGTATTTTCTGGGAATTGTGCTTTCACCTCGTCGGCAAGTATGCATTCCATGCGTTGGGACGAACGGATAGGCAAGGCATCAACGACGTCACAGGCGGCGCGAAAATAATCAATGTGCCAGTGTTTCTGTTTGCGTTTTCGGCCATGTCGTTCAATTCGTTTGGTCAGATTCACCATCGCGGACCCCACATAGATGTAATAGCCCTTTTTAAAATTTTGGTCGCCAAGACTGCCAATGGATAGGGTTGTATCTTCAGGCAGCTTAAGAATGAGCAGATAGGCACCGCGGTCGTTGGCTTCTTTTTCAATATGATCCCAGGGAATCTGTAACATCTGAGTGCCCGGTTTATAATGCATGGATTTAGTCCATGAGACGGGGAGGGCATCAATCTTGACCTGATCTTTCACGTGCAGCAATGTTTGGGAAAAGGCGAGGTCTGTATGGTAGTCGGGCATAAACCATTTAACCTTTTCAGTCTGCACGATAAATAAAACGCGGCACGGGAAACCTTCTGCGGAAAGAGACGCCAATTCCAATAGATGTTTGCGCCCCCGTTCGGTGACCGCGTCGGGAAACATGGCAACCCCATTGCCGAAGAGGGTACAGGATTTCACTTCGAGATAAAATAATCCGGAGGCGTCTTCGAGTAAGAAATCAAAACGGCTCCGGCCCACCTTCGCTTCGCGCCGTACCACACGGGCGTCCTCCAAACCGGGAATTGCGTGATCCTTCAACAACACTTCCGCCATGTCGTTGCACCAATGGGTATGGAGCATAACCGGTGCCTTATCCCGATCGACGGCTATAACCGTATATTTGGTTTTGCGGTTTTCGGCACCCTTTGTTTGATCCAATACATAATGGCGCACTCCGGGAAAGAGCAATTCTGAAAGGCGTCCCGGATTGGGAAGAAAAGCACGTATCGTACCGTGTTGCTCATTTTCGCAGTCAACTAAAAAGCGATTGGGCCGGCCGAGAAAACGTGCTGAAAAGAGTTCTTGTTTTTTAAAGGGGAGTACATAATTCATAATTTAAAACCAAGGGGTTGGGGTAGCGTGACTTTTTAAGATCTGTAATTCCCCTGTCAAAGAGAAAGCTAAGCTACAGAGCCGCTTCTATTGTCTCACGTCAACAAGGCTTCGGCAAACCCGGCTGGTTGACTTGCTATACCGCTTTGGTGATACTTTTATAGAAAAGAACCGGGATAGGTGTTGAACCATGTTTACGACGTGGGGTTTTATTGGTTCATCCCTTTCCTCTTTCTCACGGACTATGCAAGCCGGAATGGTATTTGAACAATTAGGAATTGATGTAGGTACCGACAAGGTTCGTTGGTTAAAATGAAACAAGAAAATCTTATTTTGAGAGATCATCTCGCTATTGATCGCACCCTGCTGGCAAATGAAAGAACCCTTCTGGCGTATTTGCGTTCCGGGGTCGCTTTGCTTGTCGCGGGACTTACCATAATCAATTTTGCGACCCATACCTGGTTTTTAGTATTGGGCATCGGCTGTTTGCCTGCAGGTATCGTTGTCAGTATTGTGGGGAGTGCCCGCTATGCCCGAATCAATAAGACCATAAAAAATCTTTACAATTTGAATTACAAGGACACGAAAACAAAGGAAAATACAGCGATCTGAAAAGGCCGTCATCAATCCTGCAGGTAAAGGGATTTGTCGTCGTTCTTGGCGGGAGGCCGCGCCATGGAGCATAGGAAGGTTAAACCCATTTTTGCATCTTTTTCCAATTATTTGAAATCTCTGGGCATTGTAGAGACGAAGGCGTCACCGGCTCTTATGAGTCGGAGAGTTTGCAAGGCCCTCCTAACGCGCGTCTGTGTGGCATCGTTTCTTTGCTTGCTGGT
The genomic region above belongs to Candidatus Hydrogenedentota bacterium and contains:
- a CDS encoding DUF202 domain-containing protein encodes the protein MKQENLILRDHLAIDRTLLANERTLLAYLRSGVALLVAGLTIINFATHTWFLVLGIGCLPAGIVVSIVGSARYARINKTIKNLYNLNYKDTKTKENTAI
- the sfsA gene encoding DNA/RNA nuclease SfsA; protein product: MNYVLPFKKQELFSARFLGRPNRFLVDCENEQHGTIRAFLPNPGRLSELLFPGVRHYVLDQTKGAENRKTKYTVIAVDRDKAPVMLHTHWCNDMAEVLLKDHAIPGLEDARVVRREAKVGRSRFDFLLEDASGLFYLEVKSCTLFGNGVAMFPDAVTERGRKHLLELASLSAEGFPCRVLFIVQTEKVKWFMPDYHTDLAFSQTLLHVKDQVKIDALPVSWTKSMHYKPGTQMLQIPWDHIEKEANDRGAYLLILKLPEDTTLSIGSLGDQNFKKGYYIYVGSAMVNLTKRIERHGRKRKQKHWHIDYFRAACDVVDALPIRSSQRMECILADEVKAQFPENTNCFGCSDCRCESHLFYSQDNPLHQPAFHQWLQSRRMAPPQ